Proteins from a single region of Carassius gibelio isolate Cgi1373 ecotype wild population from Czech Republic chromosome B15, carGib1.2-hapl.c, whole genome shotgun sequence:
- the LOC127972568 gene encoding olfactory receptor 51I2-like codes for MGNGTYFFFTLFENLGCIKYAFFSLGCIFYCVVIYFNVLIILAVFLERTLHQPMYILISCLSINSVYGTAGFFPRLLTDLLYDTHIISFEACLIQSVVIYTYAAYELTILMLMAFDRLVAISKPLRYKQIINTRFLTLLLVIAWLYPMICVGCAALLTARLKMCGNKLFKVYCHNYEIVKLSCVNHNINNIYGLIVTITTTFIPLIFILYSYVKILIICKRSSKDFRSKAYQTCIPHIAILLNFSVAIFCELTLSRFVNGEIPIELAVILSLEFIVIPPFVNPIVYGLNFPGIRKKVKHLLKTSK; via the exons ATGGGAAATGGAACATATTTTTTCTTCACATTGTTTGAAAATCTTGGGTGCATAAAATACGCTTTTTTCAGTTTGGggtgtattttttactgtgttgtCATATACTTTAATGTCCTCATTATTCTTGCTGTATTTCTGGAAAGGACATTGCATCAACCcatgtacattttgatttcatgtttatcCATCAACTCTGTATATGGTACAGCTGGCTTTTTCCCAAGGTTACTGACAGATCTGCTTTATGATACACATATAATCTCCTTTGAAGCTTGCCTCATACAGAGTGTTGTCATTTACACATATGCAGCTTATGAGCTTACAATATTAATGCTAATGGCATTTGATAGGCTTGTTGCAATTAGTAAACCTTTGCGTTACAAACAAATAATCAACACACGCTTTCTAACTCTTCTGTTAGTTATAGCATGGCTTTATCCAATGATTTGTGTTGGTTGTGCTGCTCTTTTGACTGCCAGGCTAAAAATGTGTGGTAACAAATTGTTTAAGGTATACTGCCACAACTACGAAATTGTCAAACTATCTTGTGtgaatcataatattaataatatttatggcCTGATTGTAACAAttacaacaacttttattcctttaatttttatattatattcctaTGTCAAAATACTTATAATTTGTAAAAGAAGCTCAAAAGACTTTAGGAGCAAAGCGTATCAAACTTGTAttccaca tatagcAATCCTTTTAAATTTCTCAGTTGCTATATTTTGTGAGCTTACTTTGAGTCGGTTTGTGAATGGGGAAATTCCCATTGAGCTGGCTGTTATCCTTTCATTGGAATTCATTGTTATACCACCCTTTGTTAACCCTATTGTTTATGGACTAAACTTTCCTGGTATCCGCAAAAAAGTTAAACATCTTTTAAAAACCTCCAAGTAG